A window of Hyperolius riggenbachi isolate aHypRig1 chromosome 1, aHypRig1.pri, whole genome shotgun sequence contains these coding sequences:
- the LOC137544010 gene encoding mucin-12-like yields the protein MSPDTLTFLSVSPNTLTFLSVSPDTLTFLSVSPDTLNFLSVSPDTLTFLSVPPDTLTFLSVSPDTLTFLSVSPDTLTFLSVPPDTLTFLSVSPDTLNFLSVSPDTLTFLSVPPDTLTFLSVSPDTLTFLSVSPDTLTFLSVPPDTLTFLSVSPDTLTFLSVPPDTLTFLSVPPDTLTFLSVSPDTLTFLSVSPDTLTFLSVSPDTLTFLSVPPDTLTFLSVPPDTLTFLSVSPDTLTFLSVSPDTLTFLSVSPDTLNFLSVSPDTLNFLSVSPDTLTFLSVSPDTLTFFSVSPDTLTFLSVSPDTPIFLSVSPDTPIFLSMSPDTLNFLSVSPDTLNFLSVSPDTLTFLSVPPDTLTFLSVPPDTLTFLSVPPDTLTFLSVPPDTLNFLSVSPDTLNFLSVSPNTLNFLSVSPDTLIFLSASPDTLTFLSVSPDTLTFLSVSPDTLTFLSVSPDTLTFLSVSPDTLTFFSVSPNTLNFLSVSLDTPIFLSVSPDTLNFLSVSPDTLNFLSVSPDTLTFLSVSPDTLTFFSVSPDTLTFLSVSPDTLTFLSVSLDTLTFLSVPPDTLTFLSVPPDTLTFLSVPPDTLTFLSVPPDTLNFLSVSPDTLNFLSVSPNTLNFLSVSPDTLTFLSVSPDTLTFLSVSPDTLTFLSVSPDTLTFLSVSPDTPIFLSVSPDTLTFLSVSPDTLTFLSVPPDTLTFLSVPPDTLTFLSVPPDTLTFLSVSPDTLTFLSVSLDTLTFLSVSPDTLTFLSVSPDTLTFLSVPPDTLTFFSVSLDTLTFLSVSPDTLTFLSVSPDTLTFLTVSPDTLICLFVSLDTLTFLTVSPCGSA from the coding sequence ATGTCACCCGATACCCTCAccttcctctctgtgtcacccaataccctcaccttcctctctgtgtcaccagataccctcaccttcctctctgtgtcaccAGATACCCTCAacttcctctctgtgtcacccGATACCCTCACCTTCCTCTCTGTGCCACCCGATACCCTCAccttcctctctgtgtcacccgataccctcaccttcctctctgtgtcacccGATACCCTCACCTTCCTCTCTGTGCCACCCGATACCCTCAccttcctctctgtgtcaccAGATACCCTCAacttcctctctgtgtcacccGATACCCTCACCTTCCTCTCTGTGCCACCCGATACCCTCAccttcctctctgtgtcacccgataccctcaccttcctctctgtgtcacccGATACCCTCACCTTCCTCTCTGTGCCACCCGATACCCTCAccttcctctctgtgtcacccGATACCCTCACCTTCCTCTCTGTGCCACCCGATACCCTCACCTTCCTCTCTGTGCCACCCGATACCCTCAccttcctctctgtgtcacccgataccctcaccttcctctctgtgtcacccgataccctcaccttcctctctgtgtcacccGATACCCTCACCTTCCTCTCTGTGCCACCCGATACCCTCACCTTCCTCTCTGTGCCACCCGATACCCTCAccttcctctctgtgtcacccgataccctcaccttcctctctgtgtcacccgataccctcaccttcctctctgtgtcacccGATACCCTCAacttcctctctgtgtcaccAGATACCCTCAacttcctctctgtgtcacccgataccctcaccttcctctctgtgtcacccGATACCCTCACCTTCTTCTCTGTGTCACCCGATACCCTCAccttcctctctgtgtcacccGATACCCCCAtcttcctctctgtgtcacccGATACCCCCATCTTCCTCTCTATGTCACCCGATACCCTCAacttcctctctgtgtcaccAGATACCCTCAacttcctctctgtgtcacccGATACCCTCACCTTCCTCTCTGTGCCACCCGATACCCTCACCTTCCTCTCTGTGCCACCCGATACCCTCACCTTCCTCTCTGTGCCACCCGATACCCTCACCTTCCTCTCTGTGCCACCCGATACCCTCAacttcctctctgtgtcacccGATACCCTCAacttcctctctgtgtcacccAATACCCTCAacttcctctctgtgtcacccGATACCCTCATCTTCCTCTCTGCGTCACCCGATACCCTCAccttcctctctgtgtcacccgataccctcaccttcctctctgtgtcacccGATACCCTTAccttcctctctgtgtcacccgataccctcaccttcctctctgtgtcacccGATACCCTCACCTTCTTCTCTGTGTCACCCAATACCCTCAACTTCCTCTCTGTGTCACTTGATACCCCCAtcttcctctctgtgtcacccGATACCCTCAacttcctctctgtgtcaccAGATACCCTCAacttcctctctgtgtcacccGATACCCTCACCTTCCTCTCTGTATCACCCGATACCCTCACCTTCTTCTCTGTGTCACCCGATACCCTCAccttcctctctgtgtcacccGATACCCTCACCTTCCTCTCTGTGTCCCTCGATACCCTCACCTTCCTCTCTGTGCCACCCGATACCCTCACCTTCCTCTCTGTGCCACCCGATACCCTCACCTTCCTCTCTGTGCCACCCGATACCCTCACCTTCCTCTCTGTGCCACCCGATACCCTCAacttcctctctgtgtcacccGATACCCTCAacttcctctctgtgtcacccAATACCCTCAacttcctctctgtgtcacccgataccctcaccttcctctctgtgtcacccgataccctcaccttcctctctgtgtcacccGATACCCTTAccttcctctctgtgtcacccGATACCCTTAccttcctctctgtgtcacccGATACCCCCAtcttcctctctgtgtcacccgataccctcaccttcctctctgtgtcacccGATACCCTCACATTCCTCTCTGTGCCACCCGATACCCTCACCTTCCTCTCTGTGCCACCCGATACCCTCACCTTCCTCTCTGTGCCACCCGATACCCTCAccttcctctctgtgtcacccGATACCCTCACCTTCCTCTCTGTGTCACTTGATACCCTCAccttcctctctgtgtcacccgataccctcaccttcctctctgtgtcacccGATACCCTCACCTTCCTCTCTGTGCCACCCGATACCCTCACCTTCTTCTCTGTGTCACTCGATACCCTCAccttcctctctgtgtcacccgataccctcaccttcctctctgtgtcacccGATACCCTCACCTTCCTCACTGTGTCACCTGATACCCTTATCTGTCTCTTTGTGTCACTTGATACCCTCACCTTCCTCACTGTGTCACCCTGTGGCTCAGCGTAG